In the genome of Sphingomonas alpina, the window GTACAGGCTGACAGCCTCGCTCGATGCCGCCAGCTTGCGCACGGCGCCGATGAATTCGGCCGATCCCGGCTGGACGAAATGGGCCTTGAGCGCCGCCATGTCGCGCCAGCGTTCGTAGAAGAACAGCCTGAGCGGGTTTTCACAATCGGCCTGCACCGAATGGCTGATACAGCCATCCTCGGTGCGCGAGCGGTAGACATGGTCGAGGCTCGCCTGGCGCAGTGCGTCGAAACTATCGGTGCGAGCC includes:
- a CDS encoding putative quinol monooxygenase — translated: MIIVTGSVTARTDSFDALRQASLDHVYRSRTEDGCISHSVQADCENPLRLFFYERWRDMAALKAHFVQPGSAEFIGAVRKLAASSEAVSLYEAREAPADDPA